From Gemmatimonadaceae bacterium:
GACCGCCGCACGCTACTCAAGTCGCTCGCCGCCGCGGGCGCGTCCTCCCTGCTGCCGCACGACGCCTTCGCGGCGTGGGAGCGGGTGGCATCGGGCGTTGCGCCTCGCGACGGCTTGAGCGAGGCGCAGCTCGCGCACATCGGCGCGATTGCCGACGTCATTCTTCCCCGCACCGAGACGCCGAGCGCGACGGACGTCGGCGTGCCGGCGTTCATCGACGTGATCGTGAGCGAGCAGATGACGGAGGTCGATCGCCAGACGTTCGTCGCGAATCTCGACGCGATCGACCCCGCGGCGCTCGACGCAATCGAATCGTCGAGCGATCGCCGCGGCGAACCGGCGCACACGTATTGGCGGCTCAAGGATCTGATCGTGTACGGCTACTTCACGAGCGAGCCGGTGATGAAGACGGTGCTGCACTACGAGGTGATGCCCGGCAAGTTCGACGGCGGTGCGCCGATGCCGATGGCGATGCCG
This genomic window contains:
- a CDS encoding gluconate 2-dehydrogenase subunit 3 family protein codes for the protein MDRRTLLKSLAAAGASSLLPHDAFAAWERVASGVAPRDGLSEAQLAHIGAIADVILPRTETPSATDVGVPAFIDVIVSEQMTEVDRQTFVANLDAIDPAALDAIESSSDRRGEPAHTYWRLKDLIVYGYFTSEPVMKTVLHYEVMPGKFDGGAPMPMAMPHG